A single region of the Acidithiobacillus acidisediminis genome encodes:
- the flgJ gene encoding flagellar assembly peptidoglycan hydrolase FlgJ encodes MAGIALQASAQAVPLSAGTAQTAAGSALSFAQLQQLHQEAAAKNPAAILATAKQFEAMLLDQMLESMSKTSFGPDLLGKSSGPMFQSLFTQQIAQTVAQGSGIGLASTLAKEIANRYHLHWDAKTAAKAEAATTPVTIPAAPNNAGLPANGATPASWQKPGQNLLQRARAFVENILPAVRQAAVELDVSPVAILAQAALETGWGAHAPGNNLFGIKAGTGWGGNTLENLTHEFVSGVNTTEDASFRAYQNVASSVENYTQLLLNSPRYRAALGQGNNIIGFAQALQNGGYATDPDYAAKMTALAQGPVMQAALAGTGLTP; translated from the coding sequence ATGGCCGGCATTGCCCTGCAGGCATCGGCCCAGGCCGTTCCGCTCAGCGCTGGCACAGCCCAGACTGCGGCGGGAAGCGCCCTGAGCTTTGCGCAATTGCAGCAGTTGCATCAGGAAGCCGCCGCGAAGAACCCCGCCGCCATCCTCGCTACGGCCAAGCAATTCGAGGCCATGCTTCTCGACCAAATGCTGGAATCGATGAGCAAGACCAGTTTTGGCCCAGACCTGTTGGGCAAAAGCAGTGGGCCAATGTTCCAGTCTCTCTTTACGCAGCAAATCGCGCAAACGGTGGCGCAGGGCTCGGGAATTGGCCTGGCGAGCACCCTCGCGAAAGAGATTGCCAATCGCTATCACCTGCATTGGGATGCAAAGACCGCGGCCAAGGCGGAGGCAGCGACTACTCCGGTTACCATTCCAGCCGCCCCGAATAACGCCGGTTTACCAGCGAATGGAGCGACACCCGCCAGTTGGCAGAAGCCGGGTCAAAATCTCCTGCAACGCGCGCGTGCCTTTGTCGAAAATATTTTGCCCGCGGTGCGGCAGGCAGCCGTGGAACTGGATGTGTCGCCCGTCGCAATCCTCGCCCAGGCCGCCCTGGAAACCGGCTGGGGCGCACATGCCCCCGGAAATAATCTATTTGGCATCAAGGCGGGTACAGGCTGGGGCGGCAATACTCTAGAAAATCTTACCCATGAATTTGTTTCTGGCGTAAATACTACGGAAGATGCAAGCTTCCGCGCTTATCAGAATGTAGCTTCCAGTGTGGAAAATTACACCCAGTTATTGCTCAATAGTCCCCGTTATCGCGCGGCTTTGGGGCAGGGTAATAACATTATCGGTTTTGCGCAGGCCCTGCAAAATGGCGGGTATGCCACGGATCCCGACTATGCCGCGAAGATGACGGCTCTGGCGCAGGGACCCGTCATGCAGGCCGCCCTGGCCGGTACGGGGCTTACCCCTTGA
- the flgE gene encoding flagellar hook protein FlgE, which translates to MGAFNTALSGLNAAQTDLQVLGNNISNANTVGFKSSNAEFSDAYAAAMANSAPTYGQVGIGTQVMTVAQQFTQGNIQTTSNPLDVAINGNGFFQFNYNGSTVYSRNGQFQLNSGGVIVDGNGGELIGIQAQNGKLTGASGPLTISQNALPPQATSGLNINLNLNSTNTSPNIPLNINDPSSYNYSTTTTVYDSLGTPQLLTTYYQLQPSTPGSSGQTWNVDYSVTGTTTSGGVTSGRLGTLQFNSLGTEVGSQSFSTSGISWADGAASTTINVNYSGSTNYNSPNAVISATSNGYGPGQLSGLSIDSGGNIFARYSNGQSQVMGQISLTRFANNNGLQNLGNNYLAETYASGQPLQGSPGSTNLGVLQSGAVEQSNVNLSQDLVNLIVAQQAYQANAQTIKTQNTVVQTLLSL; encoded by the coding sequence ATGGGTGCATTCAATACGGCTCTTAGTGGTCTCAATGCTGCGCAAACCGATCTACAGGTCTTGGGCAACAACATCTCCAATGCCAACACCGTCGGTTTCAAATCGTCCAATGCCGAATTTTCAGATGCCTATGCCGCGGCTATGGCCAACTCCGCACCGACCTATGGGCAGGTAGGTATTGGCACCCAGGTGATGACAGTAGCGCAGCAATTCACCCAGGGAAATATTCAAACGACCAGTAACCCGCTGGATGTGGCGATCAACGGCAACGGGTTTTTTCAGTTCAACTATAATGGTTCCACGGTGTACAGCCGTAATGGGCAATTTCAGCTCAATTCCGGCGGCGTGATTGTCGACGGTAATGGCGGCGAACTCATTGGAATTCAGGCGCAGAATGGCAAACTGACGGGTGCCAGTGGGCCGTTGACGATCAGCCAGAATGCATTGCCACCGCAGGCAACCTCGGGTCTCAACATCAATCTGAATCTCAATTCCACCAATACATCTCCTAACATCCCGCTAAACATCAATGATCCCTCTAGCTATAACTACTCGACCACGACAACGGTTTACGACAGTTTGGGTACGCCGCAGCTACTGACCACCTATTATCAGCTCCAACCCAGCACACCAGGAAGTTCGGGGCAAACCTGGAATGTTGATTACTCGGTTACCGGAACCACCACGTCAGGTGGTGTTACGTCGGGTAGATTGGGAACATTGCAATTCAATTCTCTCGGAACCGAGGTGGGCTCCCAAAGTTTCTCGACCTCTGGAATTTCCTGGGCGGATGGCGCTGCATCGACGACGATCAATGTGAATTACAGCGGCAGCACCAATTACAACTCGCCCAATGCGGTCATCAGTGCCACCAGCAATGGCTATGGGCCTGGACAGCTCTCCGGCCTCTCCATCGATTCCGGCGGCAATATCTTCGCGCGCTACAGTAATGGTCAATCGCAAGTCATGGGCCAGATCAGCCTGACGCGCTTTGCCAATAACAATGGCTTGCAGAACTTGGGTAACAACTATTTGGCAGAGACTTATGCCTCGGGGCAACCCCTACAGGGTAGTCCCGGCAGCACCAATCTCGGTGTGCTGCAGTCTGGGGCCGTGGAGCAGTCTAACGTCAATTTATCGCAGGACTTGGTGAATCTGATTGTGGCGCAGCAGGCCTATCAGGCCAATGCACAGACCATCAAGACCCAGAATACCGTGGTCCAGACCCTCCTGAGCCTGTAG
- the flgG gene encoding flagellar basal-body rod protein FlgG, with protein sequence MMRSLYVAATGLEGEQTKMDVIANNLANVNTTGFKQSRAVFQDLLYQNLRQPGAQSSQTTQYPSGLQLGTGVRVVATERLMTQGNLTQTGNSLDVGINGQGFFQILEPNGTIAYTRDGTFQLNNQGQLVTANGYLLQPPVTIPPNAQSITIGEDGTVSVVLPGQAAPQQVGTIQLANFINPTGLQSIGDNLYLQTGSSGAPQTGQPSLNGLGTVQQGYLESSNVNVVSELVNMISTQRAYEINSKAVSTSDAMLGYAINNI encoded by the coding sequence ATGATGCGCTCGCTCTATGTTGCCGCTACGGGTCTGGAAGGCGAACAGACCAAGATGGACGTCATCGCCAACAACCTGGCGAACGTCAATACCACCGGGTTCAAACAGTCGCGGGCGGTATTTCAGGATCTGCTCTATCAGAACCTGCGCCAACCAGGCGCCCAATCCTCGCAAACGACCCAGTATCCCTCCGGTCTGCAGTTGGGAACGGGGGTGCGGGTGGTGGCCACGGAACGCTTGATGACTCAGGGGAATCTGACGCAAACGGGCAATTCTCTGGATGTGGGCATCAACGGCCAGGGTTTCTTTCAGATCCTGGAGCCCAACGGCACCATTGCCTACACCCGCGATGGTACCTTCCAGCTCAACAACCAGGGCCAGTTGGTGACCGCCAACGGCTATCTTCTGCAGCCGCCTGTCACCATTCCCCCCAACGCCCAGAGCATTACCATTGGCGAGGATGGTACGGTTTCCGTGGTCTTGCCCGGACAGGCGGCACCGCAGCAGGTGGGCACCATTCAGCTGGCCAATTTTATCAATCCGACCGGTCTGCAGAGCATCGGCGACAACCTCTACCTGCAGACCGGCTCCTCTGGCGCGCCCCAGACCGGTCAACCGAGCCTGAATGGCTTGGGCACCGTGCAACAGGGCTACCTCGAATCCTCCAACGTGAATGTGGTTTCCGAGCTGGTGAATATGATATCGACCCAGCGCGCTTATGAAATCAACAGCAAGGCGGTGTCGACCTCTGACGCCATGCTGGGCTACGCCATCAACAATATTTGA
- the flgA gene encoding flagellar basal body P-ring formation chaperone FlgA: MYRIFPHWTISVAITLGCLGLASNAMAGEGAASIKGAVMAFVQKHLPEAAVGSEIRVDVPATSVSFPTCTALQLAYFGYANPFGNQTVAVHCQSPQSWTLYVPVQIQQGRQILIAAHSLSAGTILSRADFDVSEANPGELSGTPVNTPEQVIGQRLRFGVMAGQPLLLSMLQSRNLVHAGQMVTVIAEGDGVRIATVAQAIEDGRDGQSILVRNVQSGRVLHAIVTSTGNVRVSF, from the coding sequence GTGTACAGAATCTTTCCCCACTGGACCATTTCCGTCGCCATTACCCTGGGATGTCTGGGACTTGCCAGCAACGCCATGGCAGGCGAAGGAGCGGCGTCCATCAAAGGCGCGGTAATGGCCTTTGTACAAAAGCACCTGCCGGAAGCAGCAGTCGGTAGTGAAATCCGGGTCGACGTGCCGGCAACGAGTGTCAGCTTTCCGACCTGTACGGCTTTACAACTGGCTTACTTCGGCTACGCCAATCCGTTCGGCAATCAAACCGTTGCCGTCCACTGTCAGAGCCCGCAGAGCTGGACCCTCTATGTGCCGGTACAGATCCAGCAGGGGCGCCAAATTCTGATCGCAGCCCATAGCCTGAGCGCCGGCACCATTCTCAGCCGCGCAGATTTTGACGTCAGCGAGGCCAATCCGGGCGAGCTCTCCGGCACCCCGGTAAACACTCCCGAACAGGTCATCGGACAACGCTTACGCTTTGGCGTGATGGCTGGGCAACCATTGCTGCTATCCATGTTGCAAAGCCGAAATCTGGTACATGCTGGGCAAATGGTAACGGTCATTGCCGAGGGGGATGGGGTACGGATTGCCACCGTGGCGCAAGCCATCGAAGATGGACGTGACGGACAAAGCATTCTCGTACGCAATGTGCAATCGGGGCGGGTTCTGCATGCCATTGTGACGAGCACCGGTAATGTGCGGGTATCCTTTTGA
- the flgK gene encoding flagellar hook-associated protein FlgK, with product MSGVSGLINTSLTGLQAAQQALQVTGNNIANVNTPGYSQENVIQSTTSPSFLGGQFYGNGTQISEVQRLYSSFLQGQVWSASAGSSGASTLSQGLQQVLGVLNNGNVSTQIQQFFSGAAQVAANPSDIPSRQALLGDAQTLSSTFQSLGQQLDSIGQGINQQMQQSVSSINQLSSQIAKLNQQIANSAGLGNGQPNNLLDQRDQLLTQLNSQVGVQVVRQNNSQINVFLSNGQVLVAGNQAFSLQTQPSQYNQQNLDVAYVGSQGSADITKNLTGGVLGGLLQLRSQSLQPAENGLGLLADGLAAAVNAQQAQGLTLQGSSGSALFQTGPVQVFANSQNSSGGLAAVISGSIGPTANLTGSDYLLSKTSGGWQLADANTGNVLATTSGTVSSGTTTLNFSGQGFSLQVSGTVATGDRYLVEPTRLGATGMQTVLTDPSQIAAASLYVGSPGSLSSGSLVNTNAGNMTLSAGQYVRTSGTGAVVLSGLAFPLPNLELQFAAGASSGSAGFTISAGGSTLASGTVALGSSGTAIDIAYPNNPPGGYYQMTLSGTLVGKGDTFTLSPGGAGSNGNAQQLAALATQGVFAGGNNANAQAAQLLSQVSTQANQAQSTAQAQSAVLSSAQSAQQSYSGVNLDQEAANLILYQQAYQAAAKAISVGNTLFQSLIQAL from the coding sequence ATGTCTGGCGTATCGGGTCTGATCAATACCTCTCTCACCGGCTTGCAGGCAGCACAGCAGGCATTGCAGGTTACGGGCAACAATATTGCCAACGTCAATACGCCCGGTTATAGCCAAGAAAATGTCATTCAGTCTACGACCTCGCCCAGTTTCCTCGGCGGACAATTTTATGGCAACGGCACGCAGATCAGCGAGGTGCAGCGGCTCTACAGTAGCTTCTTGCAGGGGCAGGTCTGGTCTGCCAGTGCTGGTTCCAGCGGAGCCTCGACGCTATCCCAGGGATTGCAGCAGGTCCTGGGGGTGCTCAACAATGGCAACGTCAGCACGCAAATCCAGCAGTTTTTTTCGGGGGCAGCCCAGGTGGCCGCCAATCCCAGTGATATCCCGTCGCGCCAGGCGCTGCTCGGCGACGCCCAGACCCTCAGCAGCACCTTTCAGTCCCTTGGACAGCAGCTCGATAGCATTGGCCAAGGCATCAACCAGCAGATGCAGCAGAGTGTCAGCAGCATCAATCAGTTGAGCAGCCAGATTGCGAAGTTGAATCAACAAATCGCTAATTCCGCCGGTTTGGGGAATGGGCAGCCGAATAACCTACTCGATCAGCGGGATCAGCTGCTCACCCAGCTCAACAGCCAGGTTGGGGTACAGGTGGTGCGGCAGAACAATTCTCAGATCAATGTCTTTCTGTCCAACGGACAGGTGCTGGTGGCGGGCAACCAGGCCTTTTCCTTGCAGACCCAGCCAAGCCAGTATAACCAACAGAACCTCGATGTGGCCTATGTGGGGTCCCAGGGCAGCGCCGACATTACCAAGAATCTGACGGGTGGCGTGCTGGGCGGACTGCTGCAGTTACGCAGTCAGTCGCTGCAGCCGGCGGAAAATGGTCTGGGGCTCCTGGCGGATGGTTTGGCGGCTGCGGTCAATGCGCAACAGGCGCAGGGATTGACTCTGCAGGGAAGCTCCGGATCCGCCCTGTTCCAGACCGGGCCAGTGCAGGTCTTTGCCAATAGCCAGAACAGCAGCGGTGGGCTGGCGGCGGTGATCTCGGGCAGTATCGGTCCCACCGCCAATCTCACCGGCAGCGACTATCTGCTGAGCAAGACCAGCGGCGGCTGGCAGTTGGCCGATGCCAATACGGGTAACGTGCTGGCCACAACGTCGGGTACCGTCAGTAGCGGCACGACCACCCTGAATTTCTCAGGGCAAGGCTTTTCCTTGCAGGTGTCTGGTACGGTGGCCACGGGCGATCGTTATCTGGTGGAGCCTACCCGCTTAGGGGCGACGGGTATGCAAACGGTCCTGACCGATCCCAGTCAGATTGCCGCGGCCAGCCTGTATGTAGGAAGTCCTGGCAGCCTCAGCAGTGGTAGCCTAGTGAACACCAATGCCGGCAACATGACCCTCTCGGCGGGGCAGTATGTGCGCACGAGTGGTACTGGTGCGGTGGTGCTCAGCGGACTCGCTTTTCCGTTGCCGAATCTGGAGCTGCAATTTGCTGCTGGCGCCAGCAGTGGTTCCGCCGGCTTCACTATCAGCGCGGGCGGCAGCACCCTGGCCAGTGGGACGGTGGCTCTAGGCAGTTCGGGTACCGCCATCGATATTGCGTATCCCAACAATCCCCCGGGCGGTTATTATCAGATGACCCTTTCGGGAACCTTGGTGGGTAAGGGGGATACCTTTACCCTCAGTCCCGGCGGTGCGGGCAGCAATGGCAATGCGCAGCAACTGGCAGCCCTGGCGACGCAGGGGGTCTTTGCTGGGGGAAACAATGCCAACGCCCAGGCGGCGCAACTCCTCAGTCAGGTCAGCACCCAGGCCAATCAAGCGCAGAGCACGGCCCAGGCTCAGTCCGCGGTACTCAGCTCAGCGCAATCGGCGCAGCAGTCCTATTCCGGCGTCAACCTCGATCAAGAGGCGGCCAACCTCATCCTCTATCAGCAGGCCTATCAGGCGGCGGCCAAGGCGATATCCGTCGGCAATACCTTGTTTCAGTCCTTGATCCAGGCCTTGTAA
- the flgF gene encoding flagellar basal-body rod protein FlgF yields MDTLYIAMTGAKTLLQRQSVVANNLANANTNGFRAEIAQSRALPVYGSGAGLPTRVYTATTDQSWDFQSGPIVHTGRSLDVAINGQGWIAVQGPDGKEAYTRDGNLQVNGQGILETATGHPVLGVNGAPISLPSMTGLTIGSNGTISGIPQGNQPNGILAINQIKLVNPPEKGLQKGADGLFLNSNGKAAPEDPQVYLESGALEGSNVNPIHSMIQMLEDSRQFEMQTKLIQTINQDRNTANQILVLT; encoded by the coding sequence ATGGATACCCTCTATATTGCGATGACTGGTGCCAAAACACTCCTGCAGCGGCAATCGGTGGTGGCAAACAATCTCGCCAATGCCAATACCAACGGCTTTCGCGCCGAAATTGCCCAGTCCCGTGCGCTCCCCGTCTATGGTTCTGGTGCCGGCTTGCCGACCCGCGTATATACCGCTACCACAGACCAGAGTTGGGATTTCCAGAGCGGGCCGATCGTGCATACCGGACGCTCTCTGGATGTGGCCATCAACGGTCAGGGCTGGATCGCCGTGCAGGGGCCCGATGGCAAAGAGGCCTACACCCGCGACGGCAATCTGCAGGTGAATGGGCAGGGAATTCTGGAGACGGCCACCGGGCATCCCGTGTTGGGGGTCAATGGCGCGCCCATCTCCTTGCCATCCATGACCGGTCTGACCATCGGCAGTAATGGCACTATCTCCGGGATTCCTCAGGGAAATCAACCGAATGGTATCCTTGCCATCAACCAGATTAAGCTGGTCAATCCGCCGGAAAAGGGTCTGCAAAAGGGGGCAGATGGGTTGTTTCTGAATAGTAACGGCAAAGCCGCACCGGAAGACCCACAGGTATACCTGGAGAGTGGTGCCTTGGAAGGGAGCAATGTGAATCCCATCCACAGCATGATCCAGATGTTGGAAGACAGTCGTCAATTTGAGATGCAGACCAAATTGATCCAGACCATCAATCAGGACCGTAACACGGCCAATCAGATACTCGTGCTCACTTGA
- the flgC gene encoding flagellar basal body rod protein FlgC, whose amino-acid sequence MSLFSVFNVASSGLTAQSYRLNVVASNLANANSATSSNGQPYRAREVVFAAQPFSTAPAGVDGVQVAGVVEKPGPFKLVYQPGNPLADSQGYVKMPNVNPVDELVNMISASRAYQANVNVLDTTKILLQKTLSLGA is encoded by the coding sequence ATGTCTTTGTTTTCTGTATTTAATGTTGCCAGCTCCGGCCTCACGGCCCAGAGCTACCGCCTCAATGTGGTAGCCAGCAATCTGGCCAACGCCAACTCCGCTACCAGCTCCAATGGGCAGCCGTATCGCGCTCGAGAGGTAGTGTTTGCAGCGCAGCCCTTCAGTACCGCGCCGGCGGGGGTGGACGGTGTGCAAGTGGCCGGCGTCGTCGAAAAGCCGGGACCATTCAAATTGGTCTATCAACCCGGCAATCCCCTCGCCGATAGTCAAGGTTATGTGAAGATGCCGAACGTGAACCCCGTCGATGAGTTAGTCAATATGATCTCGGCCTCACGCGCCTACCAGGCGAATGTCAACGTCCTGGATACCACGAAAATCCTCTTGCAGAAGACCTTGAGTCTAGGAGCCTGA
- a CDS encoding flagellar basal body L-ring protein FlgH — MRAQIWQLWRSLGRLIPIVLLALGLSACATMEHPSMEPIKPLPIPAEPASLNAHPANGAIWQPETNVSLFADNRANRVGDLITVLIQENASASNNTNTAINRSDSLSAALTNFFGLTPAFGNIGGSQISPSMGANSSQKFGGTGATTQSNTFTATLETTVVRVMGNGNLVIEGSKEVLLNGGHEFIRVAGVVRPADVTPQNTVLSTQIADARVEYSGDGSIYAAARMPWLARFFLSLWPF, encoded by the coding sequence ATGCGCGCACAGATTTGGCAACTTTGGCGTAGCCTTGGGCGCCTCATTCCGATCGTCCTGCTGGCGCTTGGCTTGAGTGCCTGTGCGACGATGGAGCATCCCAGCATGGAGCCGATCAAGCCCTTGCCGATCCCGGCCGAGCCCGCTTCCTTGAACGCGCATCCGGCCAATGGTGCCATCTGGCAGCCGGAGACCAATGTGTCCCTCTTTGCCGATAACCGCGCCAACCGTGTCGGTGACCTCATCACAGTGCTGATCCAGGAGAATGCCAGCGCCTCCAATAATACGAACACGGCAATCAATCGCTCCGATAGCCTGAGCGCGGCGCTGACCAATTTCTTTGGTCTGACCCCGGCCTTTGGCAACATCGGCGGCTCGCAGATCAGCCCGTCGATGGGGGCTAATAGCAGCCAAAAATTTGGCGGAACGGGTGCCACGACGCAGAGCAATACCTTTACCGCAACGCTGGAGACGACCGTGGTGCGGGTGATGGGGAATGGCAATCTGGTGATCGAAGGCTCCAAGGAGGTGCTGCTGAATGGCGGCCATGAGTTCATTCGGGTGGCCGGAGTGGTGCGGCCTGCCGACGTGACGCCACAGAATACGGTGCTCTCGACCCAGATCGCCGATGCGCGGGTGGAGTACAGCGGTGACGGCAGCATCTATGCCGCCGCGCGGATGCCTTGGCTGGCACGATTCTTTCTTTCCCTCTGGCCATTCTGA
- a CDS encoding flagellar basal body P-ring protein FlgI: MHRYLRLPLWTLGFALFSLTIFAMAPASAETIRNLAMVSGVRSNQLVGYGLVVGLNGTGDQATQVPYTTQSLLNMFQRLGINLPASVANNLQPKDVAAVMVTAHLPPFAQPGQTINVTVSAVGNASSLAGGTLLMTPLKGADGQTYAVAQGSIIVSGFGASSNGASAQVNITTAGTIPNGANVERAVPSGFTNGGPLQLDLHTPSFTTAARIVDAINRSLGYGTAEALNAGVVQVRAPSNPSQRVNFLALIENLNVDPETPVAKVVIDARSGTVVLGQNVTLGSCAVAHGNLSVTISQKYLVSQPNPLGAGQTVVVPQANVTVKQPQAKLLMFQPGVSLEAVVRALNAVGATPTDLIAILQAMKAAGALHAQLEVI, translated from the coding sequence ATGCATCGCTACCTTCGCCTACCCCTCTGGACCCTTGGCTTTGCCTTGTTCAGTTTGACGATCTTTGCGATGGCCCCGGCATCGGCAGAAACCATCCGCAACCTAGCTATGGTATCCGGAGTGCGCAGTAATCAGCTGGTGGGTTACGGGCTGGTGGTGGGGTTGAATGGCACTGGCGATCAGGCCACTCAGGTGCCCTACACCACACAATCGTTGCTCAATATGTTTCAGCGTCTGGGCATCAATTTACCGGCCTCGGTAGCCAATAATCTGCAACCCAAGGATGTGGCGGCGGTGATGGTAACCGCGCACCTGCCCCCCTTTGCACAGCCGGGGCAGACTATCAACGTGACGGTCTCGGCGGTGGGCAATGCGTCCAGTCTGGCGGGGGGCACCCTGCTCATGACGCCGCTCAAGGGTGCCGATGGGCAGACCTACGCCGTGGCCCAGGGCAGCATCATCGTCAGCGGCTTTGGCGCCAGCAGTAATGGCGCTTCCGCCCAGGTGAACATCACTACGGCAGGGACCATCCCCAATGGCGCCAATGTGGAACGGGCAGTGCCCAGCGGCTTTACGAATGGCGGGCCGCTCCAACTCGATTTGCACACCCCCAGTTTCACCACTGCTGCACGCATTGTCGATGCGATCAACCGCAGTCTGGGCTATGGCACGGCCGAAGCCCTGAATGCGGGCGTGGTGCAGGTGCGGGCACCAAGCAATCCGAGTCAGCGCGTCAATTTTCTGGCCCTGATCGAAAACCTCAATGTCGATCCGGAAACCCCCGTCGCCAAGGTGGTCATCGATGCCCGCAGCGGTACGGTGGTTTTGGGGCAGAACGTGACCCTGGGGAGTTGTGCTGTCGCCCACGGCAATCTCTCCGTCACCATCTCGCAGAAATATCTGGTGAGTCAGCCCAATCCCCTGGGGGCGGGGCAGACAGTGGTGGTGCCGCAGGCCAATGTCACGGTCAAGCAACCGCAGGCCAAGTTGCTGATGTTTCAGCCGGGGGTAAGCCTGGAGGCGGTGGTGCGTGCCCTGAATGCCGTTGGCGCCACGCCCACCGATCTGATCGCCATCCTGCAGGCGATGAAGGCAGCTGGCGCCCTGCATGCCCAGTTGGAGGTGATCTGA
- a CDS encoding flagellar hook assembly protein FlgD — protein MSGVNSLASSVNPFYASLQSSSATSSGSASSGASGLASENTFYNLLVTQLTNQDPLNPLSNQALSAELAQFSVANGVQAIQGSLSGLMDQINQNQGLQAASLIGKSVTTAGNTLTLSGGTATGAYDLNGAASAVDVLVQNSAGQTLAILPQGPQGTGMQSFAWNGEDAAGTPLPAGAYQFSVQASNGQQAVTATPYTTGTVTGVTLGSSGPTLQLSGQQGSVPFSSVQNII, from the coding sequence ATGAGTGGCGTCAATTCTTTGGCCAGTAGTGTGAATCCCTTTTACGCCTCGCTGCAGAGTAGCAGTGCCACAAGTTCGGGCTCAGCCAGTTCCGGGGCGAGTGGCCTCGCCAGTGAGAATACTTTTTATAACTTGCTGGTTACTCAGTTGACCAATCAGGACCCCTTGAACCCGCTGAGCAACCAGGCTCTTTCGGCAGAGCTCGCGCAGTTCAGCGTTGCCAATGGTGTGCAAGCCATTCAGGGCTCTCTCAGTGGACTCATGGATCAGATCAATCAGAACCAGGGCCTGCAGGCGGCCAGCCTGATTGGCAAATCGGTGACCACTGCGGGCAACACCCTCACCCTGAGCGGCGGTACGGCGACGGGTGCCTACGACCTGAACGGTGCCGCAAGCGCGGTCGATGTTCTGGTGCAGAACAGCGCTGGCCAGACCCTGGCCATCCTCCCCCAGGGGCCGCAGGGCACGGGGATGCAGAGTTTTGCCTGGAATGGTGAGGATGCCGCGGGCACCCCTTTGCCAGCGGGTGCCTATCAGTTCTCGGTGCAGGCCAGCAATGGGCAACAGGCGGTAACTGCTACGCCCTACACAACGGGGACGGTGACGGGGGTGACCCTGGGCAGTTCCGGGCCAACCCTGCAGCTCTCCGGTCAGCAAGGCTCGGTGCCATTCAGTTCGGTGCAAAACATTATTTGA
- the flgB gene encoding flagellar basal body rod protein FlgB, with protein sequence MTSLLNQTLDPLADALRVSGYRQQLLAANIANANTPNYKAVDIPFTKTLQAVQAGQGGGLALEADQARQFTSSPSSLALASAVQYQRGSAVGLDGNSVDMNREQSEFAQNGVRYQADVTFLTGKIKVLLSAITGTTQ encoded by the coding sequence ATGACCAGTCTCTTGAACCAAACTCTGGATCCTTTGGCGGATGCCCTGCGCGTATCCGGCTATCGGCAACAGCTTTTGGCTGCCAACATCGCGAATGCCAATACGCCTAATTACAAGGCAGTGGATATTCCCTTCACCAAGACCTTGCAGGCGGTGCAAGCCGGACAGGGAGGTGGGTTGGCGCTTGAAGCGGATCAAGCTCGGCAATTTACTTCTTCCCCCAGCTCCTTGGCGCTGGCGAGCGCCGTTCAATACCAGCGGGGAAGTGCCGTCGGCTTGGACGGCAACTCGGTGGATATGAACCGCGAGCAGTCGGAGTTTGCGCAAAATGGGGTGCGCTATCAGGCAGACGTCACTTTCTTGACGGGCAAGATCAAGGTCCTCTTGTCCGCCATCACTGGCACGACCCAGTAA